The Methanoculleus marisnigri JR1 genome window below encodes:
- the hisI gene encoding phosphoribosyl-AMP cyclohydrolase — MEIQFKDGLVPVIVQERRNRDVLMLAYANAEALELTRTTGYAHYYSRSRQKLWKKGEESGHVQRICRILVDCDEDAILYEVEQTGAACHTGHASCFYRTVEGEEIAGLVFDPEKVYANKGE, encoded by the coding sequence ATGGAGATACAGTTCAAGGACGGATTGGTGCCTGTCATCGTGCAGGAAAGACGGAATCGTGATGTCCTGATGCTCGCCTATGCAAACGCAGAGGCGCTGGAACTCACCAGGACCACCGGATATGCACACTATTACAGCAGGAGCAGACAGAAACTCTGGAAGAAAGGAGAGGAGAGCGGACACGTCCAGCGGATCTGCCGCATCCTCGTCGACTGCGACGAGGACGCCATCCTCTACGAGGTGGAGCAGACCGGCGCCGCCTGCCATACCGGTCACGCCTCGTGTTTCTACCGGACGGTCGAAGGGGAGGAGATCGCCGGATTGGTCTTCGATCCGGAGAAGGTATACGCTAATAAGGGTGAATGA
- a CDS encoding PINc/VapC family ATPase — protein MKIVPDTSVVIDGRITSLIKTGEYKGATIIIPEAVVAELEAQANQGREIGFSGLNELQELFRMSGENVIQLRFSGERPSLDQVKLSSGGEIDALIRNVAIDHDARFITSDLVQAEVAKAKGLDVTYLRPQIGDFSPLSIDQYLDEETIAITLKERAQPVAKIGKLRDTRLVTLRDAPMTEYELKGMAQELLERAKRDPDGFIELEKRGITVVQIGSLRISIARRPFSDGMEITVVRPLVDLSLDDYDMAPEIKQRILGNRRGVLIAGPPGAGKTTLAQSLATFLADNNFVVKTMEAPRDLQVPDHITQYTALEGSMANTAEALLLVRPDYVIFDEIRKSEDFNVYADMRLAGMGMVGVVHAMEVHDCLRRFCDRVDYSILPQIINTVIYVVQGAITKIYDLELAIKAPEGMPGDVHIRPVIVVRDHARREPEIEIFRYEGETLVMPLGRKRNAAGPAAAPAEPPVVAAPAAEPEENVTWKVAEKEVQREIGRYTTGPVEVRIISDNKAVVYIEDKDVPAAIGKGGKNVSAIVNKLGIGIDIRPKSELEAQKPVEEEMQLVGGIKIRLDKKQLTIVSPENRGKIVDVFAGKEYLFTATVNEEGDILLAKNSTIAQEMIKRYNEGETIRLRPV, from the coding sequence ATGAAAATTGTACCCGATACAAGCGTCGTGATAGACGGACGCATAACATCGCTGATAAAAACCGGAGAATATAAGGGCGCAACAATAATCATACCGGAAGCCGTCGTCGCCGAGTTGGAGGCCCAGGCAAATCAGGGGCGGGAGATAGGGTTTTCCGGTCTGAACGAACTCCAGGAACTCTTCCGGATGTCGGGAGAGAACGTCATCCAACTCCGGTTTTCCGGAGAACGCCCGAGCCTCGACCAGGTGAAACTCTCCAGCGGGGGCGAGATCGATGCCCTGATCCGGAACGTCGCGATCGACCACGATGCACGGTTCATCACGAGCGATCTCGTGCAGGCGGAGGTGGCAAAGGCCAAAGGTCTCGACGTCACCTACCTGCGGCCGCAGATCGGCGACTTCTCGCCGCTCTCGATCGACCAGTACCTCGATGAGGAGACGATCGCGATAACTCTTAAGGAGCGGGCTCAGCCGGTGGCAAAGATCGGGAAACTCCGGGATACCCGCCTGGTAACCCTCCGGGATGCGCCGATGACCGAGTACGAGCTCAAGGGCATGGCGCAGGAACTCCTCGAGCGGGCGAAACGCGACCCGGACGGCTTCATCGAACTCGAGAAGCGGGGGATCACGGTCGTCCAGATCGGGTCGCTCCGGATCTCGATTGCCCGGCGGCCGTTCTCGGACGGGATGGAGATCACGGTCGTCCGGCCGCTCGTCGACCTCTCGCTCGACGACTACGACATGGCACCGGAGATCAAGCAGCGGATCCTCGGGAACCGCCGCGGTGTCTTGATTGCAGGTCCGCCGGGCGCGGGGAAGACCACCCTCGCCCAGAGCCTTGCGACGTTCCTCGCCGACAACAACTTCGTCGTGAAGACGATGGAGGCGCCGCGCGACCTGCAGGTGCCCGACCACATCACCCAGTACACGGCGCTCGAGGGCAGCATGGCGAACACCGCCGAAGCCCTCCTGCTCGTCCGGCCCGACTACGTGATCTTCGACGAGATCCGCAAAAGCGAGGACTTCAACGTCTATGCAGACATGCGCCTCGCCGGGATGGGCATGGTCGGCGTGGTGCATGCCATGGAGGTGCACGACTGCCTCCGGCGGTTCTGCGACCGCGTGGACTACAGCATCCTGCCGCAGATCATCAACACCGTCATCTACGTTGTTCAGGGCGCGATCACGAAGATCTACGACCTCGAGCTGGCGATCAAGGCACCTGAAGGGATGCCCGGCGACGTGCATATCCGCCCGGTGATCGTCGTCCGCGACCACGCCCGGCGGGAACCCGAGATCGAGATCTTCCGCTACGAGGGAGAGACCCTGGTGATGCCCCTCGGCCGGAAGAGGAACGCCGCAGGACCGGCCGCCGCACCGGCGGAGCCGCCGGTCGTCGCGGCACCGGCTGCGGAGCCCGAGGAGAACGTCACCTGGAAGGTTGCCGAGAAAGAGGTCCAGCGCGAGATCGGGCGGTACACGACCGGCCCGGTCGAGGTCCGGATCATCAGCGATAACAAGGCCGTCGTCTACATCGAGGACAAGGACGTCCCGGCGGCGATCGGGAAGGGCGGCAAGAACGTCTCGGCGATCGTGAACAAACTCGGTATCGGGATCGATATCCGGCCAAAAAGCGAACTCGAGGCGCAGAAACCCGTCGAGGAAGAGATGCAGCTTGTCGGCGGCATCAAGATCCGTCTCGACAAAAAACAGCTGACGATCGTATCCCCCGAGAACAGGGGCAAGATCGTGGACGTCTTCGCCGGGAAGGAGTATCTCTTCACGGCCACGGTGAACGAGGAGGGGGACATCCTCCTCGCCAAGAACAGCACGATCGCCCAGGAGATGATCAAGCGCTACAACGAGGGCGAGACGATCCGGTTAAGACCGGTATGA
- the leuS gene encoding leucine--tRNA ligase, with amino-acid sequence MSGLDMQGNERECIARWEHAFEADPAEKEKYYLTVAYPYPSGAMHVGHGRTYIVPDVLARYQRMRGKEVLFPMAFHVTGTPVIGISKRIANGDTTTIGLYRDLYRVPQDILDRFIDPMEIVRHFSEEYRRVMQKCGLSIDWRRRFITVDPQYSKFIEWQYKHLHEEEHVVRGAHPVKYCPQCENPVGDHDLLEGEKAEIIKFTLVVFSWDGARIPCATLRPETVYGVTNLWVNPDVTYVRVTLDGEEWILSREAAAKLALQDHDVRVGEEIPGTALVDGTVSHPLSGDVPVLPATFVDPDMGTGIVMSVPAHAPFDYIALRDLQQQGKYTSIRPIPLISVEGYGEVPAKDAVERAGIRDQNDPGMEALTQEVYSAEFSRGKVFEKYGGKPVREARDDVAAVMMERYGSIPMFEFDNRQVTCRCGGRVFVKILHDQWFLEYSDPCWKEQVKTQLERMALVPPEVRTEFDRTVDWLKDWACTRRVGLGTKLPWDPTWIIEPLSDSTIYMAYYTIAHHLKAIPPENLTPEVFEYIFKGEGDPTTVDRETLDTIRSEFLYWYPYDYRFSAKDLISNHLTFQLFHHRAIFPQELQPQGMVVFGMGLLNGAKMSSSKGNVFLLEDAVEEFGADTVRMFLVGSAEPWQDFDWRNELVSSTRKQIERFWNTVTEAKGATGAHDIDAWLASRLQRRIENATAALEGFQTRQALQEAFFGVEADLKWYRRRLPEGAGAGAVMQDLCRTWVRLLAPFVPFTCEALWKDVGGEGMVSFAPWPEVDEARVSPGIELAEELLARTVEDIESIMKLIPMEPASVSLFVAPAWKHEAFRIIAASADKTRVVREIMQNEEMRKRGREATDAAKQITKLVLKLPPDLVKQLEASPLDEQTVLEGAREFLEHEFGVPVKVQSAEASTHPKASGALPFKPAIVIE; translated from the coding sequence GTGAGCGGATTAGATATGCAGGGCAACGAACGGGAGTGCATCGCCCGGTGGGAGCACGCGTTCGAGGCCGACCCGGCAGAGAAAGAGAAGTATTACCTGACCGTGGCGTACCCGTATCCGAGCGGGGCGATGCACGTCGGGCACGGGCGGACCTATATCGTCCCGGACGTCCTCGCCCGTTACCAGAGGATGAGGGGGAAAGAGGTTCTCTTCCCGATGGCGTTCCACGTCACCGGCACCCCGGTCATCGGGATCTCGAAGAGGATCGCAAACGGGGACACGACGACGATCGGGCTCTACCGTGACCTCTACCGGGTGCCGCAGGACATCCTCGATCGGTTCATCGACCCGATGGAGATCGTCCGGCACTTCTCGGAAGAGTACCGGCGCGTGATGCAGAAGTGCGGGCTCTCGATCGACTGGCGGCGCCGGTTCATCACCGTCGACCCGCAGTACAGCAAGTTCATCGAGTGGCAGTACAAGCACCTGCATGAGGAAGAGCACGTCGTCAGGGGTGCCCACCCGGTCAAGTACTGTCCCCAGTGCGAGAACCCGGTCGGCGACCACGACCTCCTCGAGGGCGAGAAGGCCGAGATCATCAAGTTTACCCTGGTGGTCTTCTCCTGGGACGGCGCCAGGATACCCTGCGCAACCCTCCGGCCCGAGACGGTCTACGGCGTGACGAACCTCTGGGTGAACCCGGACGTCACCTACGTGCGGGTGACGCTTGACGGCGAGGAGTGGATCCTGAGCCGGGAAGCGGCGGCGAAGCTTGCCCTGCAGGACCACGACGTCCGCGTGGGTGAGGAGATACCCGGGACGGCCCTCGTCGATGGAACGGTCTCCCACCCGCTCTCCGGCGACGTCCCCGTCCTTCCGGCGACATTCGTCGACCCGGACATGGGGACCGGGATCGTCATGAGCGTTCCCGCCCACGCGCCGTTCGATTACATCGCGCTCCGCGACCTGCAGCAGCAGGGGAAGTACACGTCCATCCGGCCGATCCCGCTCATCTCCGTCGAGGGCTACGGCGAGGTTCCGGCAAAGGACGCGGTCGAGCGGGCGGGCATCCGCGACCAGAACGACCCGGGGATGGAGGCGCTCACCCAGGAGGTCTACAGCGCGGAGTTCTCCCGCGGGAAGGTCTTCGAGAAGTACGGCGGAAAGCCGGTGCGGGAGGCCCGGGACGACGTTGCGGCCGTGATGATGGAGCGGTACGGCTCGATCCCGATGTTCGAGTTCGACAACCGCCAGGTCACCTGCCGGTGCGGCGGGCGGGTCTTTGTGAAGATCCTGCACGACCAGTGGTTCCTGGAATACAGCGACCCGTGCTGGAAGGAGCAGGTGAAGACCCAGCTCGAGCGGATGGCGCTCGTCCCGCCCGAGGTCCGGACGGAGTTCGACCGGACGGTCGACTGGCTGAAGGACTGGGCCTGCACCCGCCGGGTGGGGCTCGGGACAAAACTTCCCTGGGACCCGACCTGGATCATCGAGCCGCTCTCCGACTCGACGATCTACATGGCCTACTACACGATCGCCCATCACCTGAAGGCCATCCCGCCGGAGAACCTGACGCCCGAGGTCTTCGAGTACATCTTCAAGGGCGAGGGGGACCCGACCACGGTCGACCGCGAGACCCTCGATACGATCCGGAGCGAGTTCCTCTACTGGTACCCCTACGACTACCGGTTCTCGGCAAAGGATCTCATCTCGAACCACCTGACCTTCCAGCTCTTCCACCACCGGGCGATCTTCCCGCAGGAGCTGCAGCCGCAGGGCATGGTGGTCTTCGGGATGGGCCTTTTGAACGGGGCGAAGATGTCCTCGAGCAAGGGCAACGTCTTCCTCCTCGAGGACGCCGTGGAGGAGTTCGGTGCCGATACGGTTCGGATGTTCCTCGTCGGGAGCGCCGAGCCCTGGCAGGACTTCGACTGGAGGAACGAACTCGTCTCGTCGACGAGAAAGCAGATCGAGCGGTTCTGGAACACCGTTACGGAGGCGAAAGGGGCGACCGGCGCCCACGATATCGACGCCTGGCTCGCGAGCAGGCTCCAGCGGCGCATCGAGAACGCCACCGCGGCGCTTGAGGGATTCCAGACAAGGCAGGCCCTGCAGGAGGCGTTCTTCGGCGTGGAGGCCGACCTGAAGTGGTATCGCCGCCGCCTGCCCGAGGGCGCAGGCGCCGGGGCGGTGATGCAGGACCTCTGCCGCACATGGGTGCGGCTGCTTGCCCCCTTCGTCCCGTTCACCTGCGAGGCGCTCTGGAAAGATGTCGGCGGGGAGGGCATGGTTTCGTTCGCCCCCTGGCCGGAGGTGGACGAGGCGCGGGTCAGCCCGGGGATCGAGCTCGCCGAGGAGCTCCTCGCACGGACGGTCGAGGATATCGAGTCGATCATGAAGCTCATCCCGATGGAGCCCGCGTCCGTCAGCCTCTTCGTCGCCCCGGCATGGAAGCACGAGGCCTTCCGGATCATCGCGGCCTCGGCCGACAAGACGAGAGTGGTGCGCGAGATCATGCAGAACGAGGAGATGCGCAAGCGCGGCCGCGAGGCGACGGACGCCGCGAAGCAGATCACGAAACTCGTGCTGAAACTGCCGCCCGACCTCGTAAAGCAACTCGAAGCGTCACCGCTCGACGAGCAGACCGTCCTCGAGGGCGCACGGGAGTTCCTGGAGCACGAGTTCGGCGTGCCGGTGAAGGTTCAGAGCGCCGAGGCGAGCACGCACCCGAAGGCCTCGGGGGCGCTGCCGTTCAAGCCGGCGATCGTGATTGAGTAG
- a CDS encoding DUF5611 family protein — protein sequence MSLKNIMQEYQIKRGYTKQLAESMIQGLRDQFGIEPRAAEDGHYAISYGALLRLEVWLGAGGKTLIVDTEAGKDADDETIIDTNRRFRTYLQQVTGYTAKERAKKAQQALKGKE from the coding sequence ATGTCCCTTAAAAATATTATGCAGGAATACCAGATCAAGCGTGGATACACAAAACAACTCGCAGAATCCATGATTCAGGGTCTCCGTGACCAGTTCGGGATCGAACCCCGTGCGGCGGAGGACGGTCATTACGCCATCTCCTACGGAGCGCTCCTGCGTCTTGAGGTCTGGTTGGGCGCAGGAGGCAAAACCCTGATCGTCGATACCGAGGCGGGCAAGGACGCCGACGACGAGACGATCATCGACACCAACCGCCGGTTCAGGACATATCTCCAGCAGGTGACCGGGTATACGGCGAAAGAGCGGGCGAAGAAAGCACAGCAGGCACTGAAGGGAAAGGAATAA